GAAAAAGGAAAAGAGCATTTTAGCTGAAAAGGTAAGATTTTCACTAGTGGTCAGCCTTTTCTTTGGGTTTGGTGCCTCCGTTGGTCTGCTAAGCATGATTAGTGAAGTAAACAGCATGCTGTTCCAAAATGAACAAGGGTCCCAGGTACTAGCGGTTTTATGCTTTGTCATTCTGCTTAATGCAATGATTGTTACATGTACTGCAGTACTTCAAGGATTGGGTTCTACTCTTTTCCCAGCTGTTATTGTTTTATTTGGGTTTGTCATTAAGTATGTGTTAAACGGCCCGTTTGTTTCTGCGTTTGGAACGAGCGGAGCAGCCTATGCGACTAACTTAACACTGCTTATCATTCTTGTATTAATGGCTGTTAAATTATATATGCTATTGAAAGTGCCGCTTGTAAATAGCAAGCATATAGTCATTATTTTGTTTGCGGCTATATGTATGTACTTATCTGTTGAAGGGTATATTCTTCTGACAGATATATTTATGCAAAGAGAAGACAGCCGTTTGCTGTCCGCATTTCAATCTCTGACGGGAGTAGTGCTTGGAGGATTTGTTTATGTCTTCCTCGTTCTTAGAGGCAATGTGTTTAAAGAGCAAGATTTGCTGGTATTGCCGTTCGGAAGGAAGTTAAGCTGGTTTTTACCTAAGAAAGGAAGAAAATAGCATGAGAAACATTGAAGTAATAGGACTAGGTGCAGGTGATATTGACCAGCTTCCGCTTGGTGTTTATAGAAGCTTAATGAATAATAAGCAAAAGGTTTATGTGCGTACGAAGGATCATCCTGTTCTTGCTGTACTTGAAGAAGAGGGCGGCGAATTTATTTATATGGATTATATATATGAGAAGCATGATCAATTTGACGCTGTTTATAGTGAAATCGTGGATGTTTTAATGGTAGAGGCAGAGAAAGAAGCTATCGTGTATGCAGTGCCAGGTCATCCTCTTGTAGCAGAAAAAACAGTTCAGCTCCTTATTGAAAAAAGTGAAAAGGGTGAGGTTAACTTAAAGATTGGCGGAGGTCAAAGCTTTTTAGATAATATCTTTCAAGCGTTGAAAATTGACCCTATCGATGGTTTTCAGCTACTGGATGGTACAGACTTGCGAAAAGATGAGTTGCAGTTCACGCAGCATCTTATCATTGGACAAGTATATGATGCTTTTTCAGCATCTGAAGTTAAGCTTACCTTAATGGAAAAGCTTCCTTATGACTATCCTGTAGTGATTGTAACAGCTGCAGGCAGTGCGCAGGAGCGCATCAAGGAAATTGAGCTTCATGAATTGGATAGAGAGGTAGAGTTGAATAACTTAACATCGTTATATATTCCACCAGTGCAAGAGGAGCGAATGCTTTATAAACAGTTTGCAAAGTTGCGGCAGATTATTGCAACATTAAGAGGTCCCGAAGGATGTCCCTGGGATAAGGAACAGACCCACGAGTCGCTTAGAAAATATTTAATTGAAGAATCATTTGAACTTATTGAGGCAATCAATGAGGGTGATATCGATAATATAATAGAAGAACTCGGAGATGTATTGCTGCAGGTTATGCTTCATAGCCAAATAGGTGAAGATGAAGGCTATTTCTCCATTGATGATGTGATAGAAGGAATATCAGAAAAAATGGTGCGGAGACATCCTCATGTTTTTGGAAAAGAGAAGTTAGAAACAGTGGAAGATGTCTTGGATACATGGCAGCAAGCAAAAACTGCGGAAAAGCCAGAAAAGCAAGCTTCCTTGCTTGATGGGGTTTTAAGTAGCTCGCCTAATCTTTCCAGAGCTTATGATCTTCAAAGTAAAGCGGCAAAAGCTGGATTCGATTGGCCGGAAGTTGCAGAAGCTTGGGATAAAGTGAAAGAAGAAATGATAGAGTTCAGAGAAGAAGTAGAGAATGGGGCAAGTAAAGAAGAAATGGAAAAAGAATTTGGCGACATTCTGTTCTCGTTTGTAAATGTAGCTAGATATTACAAGATAGATCCAGAATTAGCTGTTTTCCGCACAAATCAAAAGTTCATCAGCCGTTTTCATTTTATTGAAGCAAAGGTTAAGGAATTGGGTAAGGAAGTGCAGGAGCTGCCATTAGAAATTTTAGATAGTTATTGGGAAGAAGCTAAACAGATGGAGAAAGAAAACAGATAAGGAGTGAATAGACATGCGATTAGATAAATTTTTAAAAATTTCCAGATTAATTAAAAGAAGAACATTGGCTAAAGAGGTTGCAGATCAAGGACGTATTCTTATAAACGGAATTCAGGCAAAAGCCAGCAGTAATGTTAAAGTGGGCGATGAACTGCAAGTCCGTTTTGGCCAAAAGCTAGTGACGGTCCAAATAGAAATACTGCAAGAATCTACAAAAAAAGAAGATGCGGCTAATATGTATAAAATCATTAAAGAAGAGACAGTATCCTAGTTTAACTAAAGGAATTACCGGGGAATAAAAGACAGAGTAACCAAGCGATCAAT
This DNA window, taken from Niallia sp. Man26, encodes the following:
- a CDS encoding RNA-binding S4 domain-containing protein; the protein is MRLDKFLKISRLIKRRTLAKEVADQGRILINGIQAKASSNVKVGDELQVRFGQKLVTVQIEILQESTKKEDAANMYKIIKEETVS
- the mazG gene encoding nucleoside triphosphate pyrophosphohydrolase, coding for MRNIEVIGLGAGDIDQLPLGVYRSLMNNKQKVYVRTKDHPVLAVLEEEGGEFIYMDYIYEKHDQFDAVYSEIVDVLMVEAEKEAIVYAVPGHPLVAEKTVQLLIEKSEKGEVNLKIGGGQSFLDNIFQALKIDPIDGFQLLDGTDLRKDELQFTQHLIIGQVYDAFSASEVKLTLMEKLPYDYPVVIVTAAGSAQERIKEIELHELDREVELNNLTSLYIPPVQEERMLYKQFAKLRQIIATLRGPEGCPWDKEQTHESLRKYLIEESFELIEAINEGDIDNIIEELGDVLLQVMLHSQIGEDEGYFSIDDVIEGISEKMVRRHPHVFGKEKLETVEDVLDTWQQAKTAEKPEKQASLLDGVLSSSPNLSRAYDLQSKAAKAGFDWPEVAEAWDKVKEEMIEFREEVENGASKEEMEKEFGDILFSFVNVARYYKIDPELAVFRTNQKFISRFHFIEAKVKELGKEVQELPLEILDSYWEEAKQMEKENR